A region of Bacteroidota bacterium DNA encodes the following proteins:
- the tatC gene encoding twin-arginine translocase subunit TatC, whose product MPVIQPTPLDQPEEAHQKQMSFIGHLEELRWHLIRMFLVVAVLMVGMFFFLRDLMDYVVLGPMRTDFPTNRLACQLDADLCAAGKYIGPIQFQATSPTEQFSKAIQIGLVGGLVVAFPYVVWELWRFIRPGLSRKEIRTTRGAVGVVSFLFFLGVAFTYFVILPFTFRFLANFTVMDEVQNIWRIGDVVSLITLFCLAGGLLFQMPVVAWVLSRLGILHPRLMRRYRRHALVVIVIVAGILTPSPDALSQLLLALPIIVLYEVSILIVGRNQKRSKAAHEAFMSNEA is encoded by the coding sequence ATGCCCGTCATACAGCCTACGCCGCTAGACCAGCCCGAAGAGGCGCACCAGAAGCAAATGTCCTTTATTGGCCACCTGGAGGAGCTTCGGTGGCACCTGATACGCATGTTCCTCGTGGTGGCCGTGCTCATGGTGGGGATGTTCTTCTTTTTGCGAGACCTGATGGACTATGTGGTACTGGGGCCCATGCGGACTGACTTCCCCACCAACCGGCTGGCCTGCCAGCTGGATGCCGACCTGTGCGCCGCCGGGAAGTATATCGGCCCGATTCAGTTTCAGGCCACCAGCCCCACCGAGCAGTTTAGCAAGGCCATCCAGATCGGGCTGGTGGGGGGGCTGGTGGTGGCCTTCCCCTATGTGGTGTGGGAGCTGTGGCGCTTCATCCGCCCGGGCCTTAGCCGTAAGGAGATCCGTACCACCCGTGGGGCTGTTGGGGTGGTTTCTTTTCTCTTTTTCCTGGGGGTGGCCTTCACCTACTTCGTTATCCTGCCCTTCACCTTCCGCTTCCTGGCCAATTTCACAGTGATGGACGAGGTGCAAAACATCTGGCGGATAGGAGATGTGGTGAGCCTCATCACCCTGTTCTGCCTGGCAGGGGGGCTACTGTTCCAGATGCCGGTGGTGGCCTGGGTGCTCAGCCGGCTGGGCATCCTGCACCCGCGCCTAATGCGCAGGTACCGCCGCCACGCACTGGTCGTCATCGTCATTGTAGCGGGCATCCTCACTCCCTCGCCCGACGCACTCTCGCAGCTGCTGCTGGCCCTGCCGATCATCGTCCTGTACGAGGTAAGCATCTTGATCGTAGGCAGAAACCAGAAACGCAGCAAGGCAGCACACGAGGCCTTCATGAGCAACGAAGCCTGA
- the ytxJ gene encoding bacillithiol system redox-active protein YtxJ: MFGSRERKQEPTVAGWRVLSSPDQLLALDAASNERPQLIFKHSVRCSISHVAYARLQACSADLLERMDLHYLDLIAHRELSNAIATSYQVYHQSPQAILIYRGEAVLDQSHYEVQAQELMEQAAQAQAQGSSGLDSSRPGRS; encoded by the coding sequence ATGTTTGGATCCAGAGAAAGAAAACAAGAGCCTACGGTGGCTGGCTGGCGGGTGCTGAGCAGCCCGGATCAACTACTGGCACTGGACGCGGCCAGCAATGAGCGTCCCCAGCTTATTTTCAAGCACAGTGTGCGCTGCTCCATCAGCCACGTGGCATATGCGCGGCTACAGGCCTGTAGCGCAGACCTGCTGGAGCGGATGGACCTGCACTACCTGGACCTGATTGCCCACCGCGAGCTGAGCAATGCGATAGCAACAAGCTACCAGGTATACCACCAGAGTCCGCAGGCAATCCTCATCTATCGGGGCGAGGCGGTGCTAGACCAGAGCCACTACGAGGTACAAGCCCAGGAGCTGATGGAGCAGGCCGCCCAGGCACAAGCCCAGGGGTCTAGCGGTCTGGATAGCAGTCGGCCAGGAAGGAGTTGA
- a CDS encoding alpha/beta fold hydrolase: MSHHLFVAGIDTHYHLMGAGPPVVLLHGFTESGAVFRPVRPALTGYRLLCPDLPGHGHSTLAPGYTRLEDYASWLHQLLEVLGIEAPVLIGHSMGGYVALAYAEAYPVSGLALWHSTAYADAPERRINRERGAAFVLQHGVGRYVAGMIPQLFPTDADQHVQEVLHLARQTSQQGIVQALGAMRDRPNRLAVLQRLAAPVLFLHGKRDRIIPQVDIEEQATAVGPHARLHVLPQVAHMGMYEDPDACARVLNSFLADCYPDR; encoded by the coding sequence ATGAGTCACCACCTATTTGTAGCGGGTATAGACACGCACTACCACCTGATGGGTGCCGGCCCGCCGGTGGTGCTGCTGCATGGGTTTACGGAGAGCGGAGCGGTGTTTAGGCCGGTGCGCCCGGCACTGACGGGCTACCGGCTGCTATGCCCCGACCTGCCGGGGCACGGGCACAGCACCCTGGCACCCGGCTACACCCGCCTGGAGGACTATGCCAGCTGGCTGCACCAGCTGCTGGAGGTGCTGGGTATAGAGGCACCCGTGCTAATAGGCCATAGCATGGGCGGCTATGTGGCACTGGCCTATGCCGAGGCCTATCCGGTGTCGGGCCTGGCACTGTGGCACAGCACCGCCTATGCCGACGCACCCGAGCGGCGCATAAACCGCGAGCGGGGTGCTGCATTTGTACTACAGCATGGCGTGGGCCGCTATGTGGCGGGCATGATACCGCAGCTTTTCCCTACCGACGCAGACCAGCATGTGCAGGAGGTGCTGCACCTGGCCCGGCAGACCAGTCAGCAGGGCATTGTGCAGGCCCTGGGTGCCATGCGAGACCGGCCCAACAGGCTGGCGGTGCTGCAGCGGCTGGCGGCACCCGTGCTGTTTCTGCACGGGAAACGAGACCGCATCATACCGCAGGTGGATATAGAAGAGCAGGCTACAGCCGTGGGGCCGCATGCGCGGCTGCACGTGCTGCCCCAGGTGGCCCACATGGGCATGTATGAAGACCCCGATGCCTGCGCCCGGGTGCTCAACTCCTTCCTGGCCGACTGCTATCCAGACCGCTAG
- a CDS encoding alpha/beta hydrolase, whose translation MLSILLSGCSFRISDRKAQRLYPQLRAETNTQQQVPLHYVRLGDTTRPLLVYIHGSPGSWKDALHYMQQASLAEAFELVAIDRPGFGYSGRWRRGYTLAQQVQLLLPLIRRLKGNRPLYLMGHSYGGPVAAALAAELGTEVQGVAQLAGALDPAQEKPERWRKFFLGARWLLPGALPQSNGELWWLKKELYDLQPRLAHITCPVLLFHAHDDVLVPYANVAYMQQHIPHTLLYAFEDGNHFLHVNQVPEISRLLAWHWARILSPKLSSP comes from the coding sequence ATGCTTTCTATCCTGCTCTCGGGTTGCTCGTTTCGTATCTCGGACCGAAAAGCACAGCGCCTATACCCGCAGTTGCGGGCAGAGACGAATACCCAGCAGCAGGTGCCGCTGCACTATGTGCGGCTGGGAGATACCACCCGGCCCCTGCTGGTCTACATACATGGTAGCCCGGGCAGCTGGAAGGATGCCCTGCACTATATGCAGCAGGCTTCCCTGGCCGAGGCCTTTGAGCTGGTAGCTATTGATCGGCCCGGCTTTGGCTACTCGGGCCGCTGGCGCCGTGGCTATACACTGGCCCAGCAGGTGCAGCTACTACTGCCACTCATCCGCCGGCTGAAGGGCAACCGTCCCCTGTACCTGATGGGCCACTCCTATGGAGGGCCAGTAGCCGCTGCCCTGGCGGCAGAGCTGGGTACCGAGGTGCAGGGGGTGGCCCAGCTGGCTGGTGCCCTGGACCCCGCACAGGAAAAACCCGAACGCTGGCGAAAATTCTTTCTCGGCGCACGCTGGCTGCTGCCCGGGGCCCTGCCGCAGAGCAACGGCGAACTGTGGTGGCTAAAAAAGGAGCTGTACGACCTGCAGCCCCGGCTGGCGCATATTACCTGCCCCGTCCTCCTCTTTCATGCGCACGACGATGTGCTGGTGCCCTACGCAAATGTAGCTTATATGCAGCAGCACATCCCGCATACCCTGCTGTACGCTTTTGAGGATGGCAATCACTTCTTGCATGTGAATCAGGTACCCGAGATCAGTAGGCTGCTGGCCTGGCACTGGGCCCGGATACTGAGCCCAAAGCTATCTTCCCCATAG